Proteins from a single region of Aureibacter tunicatorum:
- a CDS encoding DUF5694 domain-containing protein, with translation MKNALLAIALFIGIFTAHAQDKKIKVLNVGMFHMGFTTDANKTEFDEASNMKQIQEVNELLARFKPTIIMVETLPKYQKELEKAYQAYVNDPTIKTGYANNEIQIMAFEIGRLANTKRIYAIDHKMNYAYNLSGLAEEYGAEKYFETEKRKKEVYANLKTTPMKSSFKEVLNNMNTEEYRTASINGNADKLTYVNSEDNFEGADQAAIFYQRNLRMFANINKVESNEEDRILVISGAAHATFFHDFFKRSYIYELESVEKYLTEDSTL, from the coding sequence ATGAAAAACGCACTTCTAGCCATCGCATTATTCATCGGAATATTCACTGCTCATGCACAGGATAAAAAAATAAAAGTTCTTAATGTAGGAATGTTCCATATGGGTTTTACTACTGATGCAAATAAGACCGAGTTTGATGAGGCCTCCAACATGAAGCAAATCCAAGAAGTCAATGAACTTCTCGCTAGATTCAAGCCTACGATCATCATGGTGGAAACGCTTCCCAAATACCAAAAAGAACTTGAGAAAGCTTATCAAGCTTATGTCAATGACCCGACAATCAAAACCGGATATGCTAATAATGAAATACAAATCATGGCATTTGAAATCGGAAGACTTGCTAATACCAAAAGAATTTACGCAATCGATCATAAAATGAACTATGCCTACAACTTATCAGGCCTGGCGGAAGAATATGGCGCTGAAAAGTACTTCGAAACAGAAAAAAGAAAAAAAGAAGTCTATGCCAACTTAAAGACTACTCCAATGAAGTCCAGTTTCAAAGAAGTGTTAAATAACATGAACACCGAAGAATACAGAACTGCCTCGATCAATGGCAACGCAGACAAACTGACTTATGTGAATTCCGAAGACAATTTTGAAGGAGCTGACCAAGCGGCAATATTTTACCAAAGAAACCTTAGAATGTTTGCCAATATCAATAAAGTAGAAAGCAACGAAGAAGACAGAATTCTTGTCATCTCTGGAGCAGCTCATGCGACTTTCTTCCACGATTTCTTCAAGAGAAGCTATATATACGAGCTTGAATCAGTTGAGAAATATCTAACTGAAGACAGTACACTATAA